A single genomic interval of Spirosoma taeanense harbors:
- a CDS encoding N-acetylmuramoyl-L-alanine amidase family protein: MRPQSTIQQPDQRRVRTSRAKQAQVRKRTATKARPKPIKKAGKTKSSQRTRSSTRKLVSRKPLSGTIFYLASGHGGPDPGAIGRFGRFLLPEDEYAYDVTIRLSQILKQQGATVYMMVQDPNDGIRNDAVLKLDQDEVAYPNQRIPLNQTARLRQTTTAVNRLYARHKGAYQRFITIHVDSRSRGQTIDVFFYHHERSAVGKRLAEHIHRRFRTNYRRYQPGRPYLGSVSTRSSLYVVRNSHPPTVFIELGNIQNRQDQRRFLPASNRQALASWLAQGILDDYR, from the coding sequence TTGCGACCGCAGTCAACGATTCAGCAACCGGATCAGCGACGAGTCCGAACGAGCCGCGCCAAACAGGCGCAAGTTCGGAAACGGACGGCTACAAAAGCCCGGCCGAAACCGATAAAAAAAGCTGGAAAAACCAAAAGCTCTCAACGAACGCGTTCGTCTACCCGTAAACTAGTCTCCCGAAAGCCGCTCAGCGGAACCATATTTTACCTGGCGTCGGGGCACGGCGGTCCCGACCCCGGCGCAATTGGCCGGTTTGGTCGATTCCTCCTGCCCGAAGACGAGTATGCCTATGACGTAACCATCCGGCTGTCGCAGATTCTGAAACAACAAGGAGCCACAGTATATATGATGGTGCAGGACCCCAACGACGGCATTCGCAATGACGCTGTGTTGAAGCTGGATCAGGACGAAGTTGCTTACCCCAACCAGCGTATTCCTTTGAACCAGACCGCCCGGCTCCGGCAGACCACCACGGCAGTTAACCGGCTCTACGCCCGTCATAAGGGCGCTTACCAGCGGTTTATTACCATTCATGTTGACAGCCGCAGCCGGGGGCAGACCATCGACGTTTTCTTCTATCACCATGAGCGTAGCGCGGTTGGTAAACGGCTGGCCGAGCATATCCACCGGCGCTTCCGGACGAATTACCGGCGTTACCAGCCGGGGCGGCCGTATCTGGGCAGCGTCTCGACTCGTAGTAGTCTGTACGTCGTCCGGAACAGCCATCCGCCCACGGTGTTCATCGAATTAGGGAACATCCAGAACCGGCAGGACCAACGGCGGTTTCTGCCGGCCTCTAACCGGCAGGCGCTGGCCAGCTGGCTGGCGCAGGGGATTCTTGACGATTACCGGTAG
- a CDS encoding c-type cytochrome, translating into MFRNILKWTSIVLGSVIVLLLIAYFAISTNITSRTEKTYSFAKENLSIPTDTATLNRGQHLVAIKGCTDCHGTNLAGKVMMDDAPLGRLVSRNLTKGRGGLPIDYTTTDWVMALRHGVSRSGQPLLFMPSHETTLLSKPDMAAIIAYCQQLPPVNNQLPGNKLGPVVRLMTYLDKMPLLSVEKIDHAKPMVAMADTIEGIAQGKYLTVSCSGCHRPDLKGGDPVAPGFPPLPNITSSGNVGKWTQAQFIQTLRTGKTPGGHQMSNDNMPWKMTAQYDTKELASIYQYVRSIR; encoded by the coding sequence ATGTTCCGAAACATCCTTAAATGGACCAGCATTGTGCTGGGCTCCGTGATCGTCTTACTGCTCATTGCGTATTTTGCGATCTCAACAAACATCACCAGCCGCACCGAAAAAACGTACTCGTTTGCGAAAGAAAACCTGTCGATTCCGACCGATACAGCGACCCTAAACCGGGGGCAACACCTGGTGGCCATTAAAGGCTGTACCGACTGCCACGGCACAAATCTGGCCGGTAAAGTCATGATGGACGATGCTCCGCTGGGTCGGTTGGTATCCCGCAACCTGACGAAAGGCCGAGGTGGTTTGCCCATTGATTACACCACTACCGATTGGGTGATGGCCCTGCGGCATGGCGTAAGCCGGTCGGGACAGCCGCTGTTGTTCATGCCCTCGCACGAAACGACGCTGCTTTCTAAACCCGATATGGCCGCGATTATCGCCTATTGCCAGCAATTGCCGCCGGTCAATAATCAGTTGCCCGGCAACAAGCTTGGGCCGGTGGTCCGTCTGATGACGTATCTGGATAAGATGCCGCTTTTGTCGGTCGAAAAGATTGATCATGCCAAACCGATGGTGGCCATGGCCGACACCATTGAAGGTATTGCGCAGGGAAAATATTTGACCGTGTCGTGCAGTGGTTGTCACCGGCCCGACCTGAAAGGGGGCGACCCGGTAGCGCCCGGTTTCCCGCCCCTGCCGAACATCACCAGCAGCGGCAACGTGGGCAAGTGGACACAAGCCCAGTTTATTCAGACGCTGCGCACCGGAAAAACGCCTGGCGGGCATCAGATGAGCAACGATAATATGCCCTGGAAAATGACGGCCCAGTACGACACCAAAGAACTGGCGTCAATTTATCAGTACGTCCGGTCGATTCGTTAA